The proteins below are encoded in one region of Prosthecobacter debontii:
- a CDS encoding alpha/beta hydrolase: protein MRFSFLLTSLLTTATFAAEAPKALPLWEKGAPGSEARAAEAEKTEGSNVVNVHNPSITPYLPEKDNTGIAIIIAPGGGHSKLCLGHEGYALAEWFRDHGIAAFVLKYRLAREKGSTYTIQDHAMADARRAIRTVRTRAQEWGIDPNKIGIMGFSAGGELAAFAAMQNDPGQADAADPIERASSRPDFQALIYPGTSNLFSAEKGMPPVFIACGYGDRPDISEGMASLYLKYKAAGVKAELHIYSNAGHGFGYKPGTTTAAGRWPERFTEWLTDSGFMK from the coding sequence ATGCGATTTTCCTTCCTGCTGACCAGCCTCCTTACCACAGCCACCTTTGCTGCCGAGGCCCCGAAAGCCCTGCCTCTCTGGGAGAAGGGTGCCCCTGGATCCGAAGCCCGTGCGGCTGAAGCGGAGAAGACGGAAGGCAGCAATGTGGTGAACGTGCATAACCCCTCCATCACGCCTTACCTGCCTGAGAAGGATAACACAGGCATCGCGATCATCATCGCGCCCGGCGGTGGGCACTCAAAGCTGTGCCTCGGCCATGAAGGTTATGCGCTGGCCGAATGGTTTCGCGATCACGGCATCGCCGCTTTCGTTTTGAAATACCGTCTCGCTCGGGAAAAAGGCAGCACCTACACCATCCAGGATCACGCCATGGCGGATGCCCGCCGCGCCATCCGCACCGTGCGCACCCGCGCTCAGGAGTGGGGCATCGATCCGAATAAGATCGGCATCATGGGCTTCTCCGCCGGAGGTGAGCTGGCCGCCTTTGCCGCCATGCAAAATGATCCCGGTCAAGCCGATGCTGCCGACCCTATCGAGCGCGCCAGCAGCCGCCCGGATTTCCAGGCGCTGATCTACCCCGGCACCTCGAATCTCTTCTCCGCCGAGAAAGGCATGCCGCCCGTCTTCATCGCTTGTGGTTATGGCGACCGCCCGGACATCTCCGAAGGCATGGCCAGCCTGTATCTGAAATACAAGGCCGCTGGAGTGAAGGCGGAACTGCACATCTACAGCAACGCCGGTCACGGCTTTGGCTACAAACCCGGCACCACCACCGCCGCTGGTCGCTGGCCGGAGCGCTTCACCGAGTGGCTCACGGATAGCGGCTTCATGAAGTGA